In the Xiphias gladius isolate SHS-SW01 ecotype Sanya breed wild chromosome 7, ASM1685928v1, whole genome shotgun sequence genome, gtgtgtgtgtgtgtgtgtgtctgtgtgtgcgcgtgtgtggaTTAAAGTGAATACAGCTGCATATGACGGCTATAGCGTGCCTCATGCCCGTAGCATGTGAAATAACTAGATTGCCCCCCCTTGTGAATTTTGTCTCATTTCACCtcgattgtttgtttttttttgtttttttttatcccaccAAAAGCAAGTCATTCGGTGTGTTGTGTACAGCGTGCGATGCTGTAGCCACTCTCAAGAGAAGCGGATCTGGAGCTGCGCGTCGTCCGGATCTCTGCAGAGAAGGACAGTAGAATAAAACCCAACGGGGCAGAGCAGAGCAAGGAAACCGGTATTAAAGTGGAGTGCGTGGGCGGCTTGTGAGTTACTCTTCCCATTTCGCTCTGGGTCATTACATTTGCGTCATCGGGTTGTtggttttttcctctctctcttggtTAGAGAAGTGATTTATATGTgtagtttttgcagtttttattttttattttatttcagcccCGATTAtaacatttgcacacacacaccctctgtgCAACATCCGCTTACTGGGGCGAGCTCTCAGTTAGTGACCTTCTTCGAGCGCGCTCGTGAGTCATCTTCTTATCATTTGGAGGACCGAGTGTCAAGGGGTTTGCTAGATAACAGCGCAGGAGGAGGACCCAGATGCGGACACAGAGTCCAGctgatatgatgatgatgatgatgatgatgatgatgatgatgataataatctttatttgtagagcacttttctaaacccttgtcacaaagtgcttcacacgGGGCAGCAAATTGAAACAAACAGGTCAAGCAAAGGCAACAGGGTTAAAATAAGCAGATCATAGAGACAATTacagtaagaaagaaaacagtgtcaCCGGAAAAGGGGCAATCaataacaattaataaaaactaataCAATCAATTCTTtaagtttaaatataaaataaattttaaacatcTTCGTGAATCAAGTAATCTGGGCAGTCAATCCAATTaagcaaaaaggaaaagctccttgataaaagtgtgttttaagagGAGATTTAAAAGAAGCCACTGCTTGTGCTGACCCGAGGGGAAACACATGGCAACtgcaagaaaaaagaagaccAGTGACCAGAGGCAGGTAGTATAGAGTGACCGGGGCGACGAGGACCGAGGAACAGGTGGGGGGAGATCAGGTggcggtgggggggggggggcgactgGGGCAATGGGAACAGGTGTTTGTGGATGGGCGGGGCCGACAGGGGAACgggaagagggggggggggcaaggccTGGGAACGGGAAGAAgaggctggagacaggggcTGGGGGGAACACGGGGGCCGACCATGACACCGAGATGCTCTTCATATGATGGTGAATTATTTATCGTGAAATATATTGTCTTTACTGTGGGTAACGTTGACGTTGCTGGTCTGACTTGCCTTTAACTGCCCACGACCGCCTTGAGTGACGAGCCCGCTCTGAAAGGGAGCGCAGCAGCCGGCACGCGTTCGCTTTAATTCTGAAACGCCTCACCGGAAGTGCCGCTGTAATTTCTTCCCACCTTGACAGGTGCGCGGGGAGCTCGGCCAACATGCTACGGACTTGACACGCAGCGCGGCGGTCGCACGGCGGCAGGTGAGTGTGCCTCGTCTcgcggttttttttttttttttctccgccCTCACGTTTTGGCCGTCGGCGGGGTGCTCGGGGGCCGCCGCGTCGAGCTGCGCGCGCCCTCCGGTCCCCGTGGCGAATCGATCCCATCGGTGGGTCGAGCGCGCGCGCGCGGAGAGGGAAGTTTACCTCCGGCGACCCGAGGGTGGAGGCGGAGGGTTTGCCCGGCGCTCTCCACGCACGGTAAGCGGCTTCGCACGGGGTGGATGCGCTAGTATCGACGCGGTCGTAGCAGTTATTGCTGCACGTCAAATATATGTCGAGCGGTTAAATAGCTCTAGAATTCTGACTTCgggtttctttctttctttctttctttctttaatctgGATTTGAATCCGTCTACATAAGAAACTTTGATGGGGCATAAAGTAGTAGCCCATATGAAGGGCAACGCTTAAATTTAAGTAAATGTGGCTGTACTTTggaatacacaaaaacattaaaaaaaaaaagattcatatAGTGATTTAATTGAGTTGCACTTTGTCTATAACCTGTGAATACATGAGCTAATTACATTCTGcgtgtttttacaaaaaaacaaatggcagTGTGAGAGCAAAAGACGCCGCGGcagcgagggggggggggggcgaagTTTGTTGATCTCGCACCACATGTCGATGTTGAGTAACTGACTGCTGGCATCACTAGACGGGCAAACCCGTTCTCTGTGgcaaccccccccacccctctctgGCCGCGCAGCCGGTCAAGTGGCAGCTGGCGGAATGGCTGTTGCGGCTCCCTGAGCCACATTGGTCCGGGAGTGTTTGTTGAAAGTCAGATGTGTGCAGGAtaacgaggaggaggaggggggggggtcccgAGGCAGATGGCTCGAGCAATCTAAAACtaaataccaaaaaatatatatatatatattgttctGAACCCTGTGGGTATTTAGATAATTTGCCAGGAAAGCGAGATGCAACCACAAAGACTAAAGACAGTGGCTATTTTTATCTTCAGCCCGTGACCGTCCTATACCTTGGACAAATCTGTGTGCCAGACGTTGCCTCGGCCCCCTCCTGATTTAATTTCAGTCCCCATTGTCAGTCAGGGGTAGTGCTCTGAGCCGGTTACATAATGTCAGCTGAGGACTACCGGGGTTGAGTGagcagaagggggggggggcagaattGAGCAGGGACAATACTGAAGGAGGCCGGATTTTACAGCATTACATAAGGCGTGATTCTCCTCCGCTCGGCTGGGATGCTGCTGCAGATGATGGGTTCCAGAAATAGGTCTGAGGGGAAGGGGAGGCGGGATGCGCGCACGCACTCCCTTCACCGACGGAGGAGGGCACGGGCGAGCCTGTTCACGCACAGCGAGGGTACGGCTCTGCATTTTGCATTTCGCGTGGCACAGGCCGCCTTTTTGTTTCGCTAATATcccgtggggggggggtgttcagCGTGCACGACCAGCACACACCACGTCCAGAGGCGTATCAGTTTAATGTCCTTTTAGCAGAGGCGGAGGGGGAAACGTCTGATAGCTCTCCCTCCGGTTAACCTCGTCCGCAGAGTGCACTTTGCTATTACACGGCTCATCGGCTGGTGTTGCTCTGGCTCAGACATGCCACTGTGAATTTCTCTTAAGGACAGAGCCAAAATCATCTCAAGCAAAAGTAGATAGGTAGGTAGCAGGATAGGTAGGAGAGGTTGCAGTGAGGTGAGTTGGGGGGGGGCCTGGTCCTGCAGCCAAGACATTTTATTTGGCAAATTAGACTAAAACCATCTTAAGCAGATTTTTCACACTGTGGAGAAAACCTTCAATAACCTGAGtgtataatttataattaaatatataatgcAATTGGAGATAAGCATAAATGGTGGCGACTTTTCAACAGTGTCTGCTGGTACATTTGccaagcttcttttttttttttttaaaacacaacagcaacGTGATGGGCAGTGATGTAAGGCGTCAGCCTGGGCACTGGCAACGTCCATGCATCACACTGGGGATTCGACAGAACAAGTCATCTCCATACATCACGCCGAGCAGAACCTCTCGGTCGCAATTGCTCAGCCTTGAGTCGAAAATGTGCAGCGTGTCGCAGGCCTGGCCGCATTCCTCTCAGTCGCTTGGAGGAGGTGGACAGACGTAGCCCTGTGGCGCACTGATCGTGCACTCTGTGTgattttttaatgatgattaaTGTGTACAAATCAAATGTTGAATGCTGAGGACGACAGTGACGGCTTACCTCTCCACCGGCCTTTACCCAGTTGTTCGAGAGAgcgacctttttttttctctcctgccgAATTCAAGCTGGTATTTCCCTCATTTATTACAGACTGCCAACTCCTTCAGGACCAAAGTTAGAGAGATGTGGTCTACAAAAGTTTGAAGAGCCAAATATCAACAAGCAGTCATTTTTGCTAAATGCCTGTTCTGACCTACCTAAACCAACTGATGTCACGCTGCAAGGAGGCATGTGATGAACTTACCCATCGTTAGCCTTTGGAAAAAGTCAGCTCTGAAAATCTTACTTACTTATTCAAATTATTACAGTTTGATGACATTTTCCAGCTCTGTGATCATTTGCAGTTTTATACACATCTGcgtttaaaatgtcattgtggTCAGCATGTGgtggaaaaattaattaaaccaCATGATAATACGCTATGAAAGATAATAACACAAGTCGAAATGACAGCTCTGCACATTGAGACtccccccctccaaaaaaaaataacaatgttatCCCTTGGATAGTAAAACTCCTTGTGCATATTTTGCTGGAGGGAGCCGCAGCAGCACTGCAGGAGCTGTGGGCTGCATTTTAATAAACCGAGATGACTGCAGTGGGAGCTCTGAAAACCAAACGTAACACAAACATCACAATTACATAATCCacacattttcaattcagtCTGTATCCCTGAAAGTGTAACAGTAAAACCCTCAAGATTATAGGGTGATAAGGAATTATTAATGAAATGTTTATACACATAAgattttatatatgtgtgtatgtgtgtatatatgtaagaaagaaacaagtaaaaatatttctaatgCGACGATTCCAGAAACAACCTCAACTAAAGCTGTAACACAGTTAAGGGATATTCAGTTCTGCAGGTCTGTCAAGTGATGGAAAGTAATGTGATCACACTGAAGCCTGGAATTTCCAGGGAAATTGAAAGTCCTGTAATGAGGGTCATTTTAGGTGGAAGTGATTCCGAGAATGGGAGCTGGCGCTGAAATCTTAAATTGCTCGTGACACTGAGTGGAATATTATGATATATCAAACCCAGCAGGAGCCTAGTGTGCACCCAGCGAATGCTTCACTCGGCCCATGAAAACCTTTGTAAAAGGAACTTTGATTGGCACGTGATTGACGTTTGTTTTGCATCTTGTTGCCAGAATGATTTATGTGTTGACCTTTTGCTTCGGCATTACCCTAAAAAACAATCTGACACGGCTGCTGTGGCAATGGAGCTGCCGAGCGCTCTGTGAGATGGGGACTGCCTCCTTGCTGGTACCTTGTTAGTTAATTCATGAtccctcttctgttttttttttttgtttgtttgtttgttttccccacaGTTGATTGATGACATATTAAACCTTAACATTAGTCTGTCCTCCTGAAGGACTGCAGGTTGGATGTGAGGAGGGTTACTAATCAGGACCGTGGCGGGTCCTTCAAGCACAAAGCAGAGGCTTTGGTGTTAAACTACCCCTGCCGCCTGACAGATGTTTCAGTGTGTCCGCTGATTAAAGTTTCCAGCTGACCTTGTTGGACCTTTTTAATAAGCATGTAGAGAGGAACACCTCGACGCTGTTCCCCCCTCGGGGGGTCCGCATCGCTAGCTTTGATTTTCCTTAATGAAGTAGAGGAATTATTTGATAGATTTATCATCTGGAAATAAGCGGGGAGATGTGTTTTGTCCCTGCAGGCATGATGGTGTGAGGCCGCTGCATGAGGCAGCCAGGACAAACATGATGGAGGAGGCTGCCAGCCAGCTTGAGAGGGACCATGTGCACAGCGTCTATGACAAGATTGCTCCATATTTCAACGACAGTCGCTACAAAGCCTGGCCCAAGGTACGCCAGTTTCTGCTGGACCTGCAGCCGGGAAGCATCGTCGCTGACATCGGTGGGTGTCACCTCCAGCAGTGATGTAATCTTGACAGTCGTCATTTGtgcttcttctgtttgttttttggaaacaGAACAAGTAATTCTAAAAATAGGCTTCACTTAATGAGAGGGAATAAGCACTTTAAATCCAATCAGACCACCAATCGTTCCTAATCAGTCACTAGTGTCGTAGCTGACTGCCTTGTCCTTGGCAGGTTGTGGCAATGGCAAGTATCTCCACATCAACAAGGAGGTGTTCAAGCTGGGGTGCGATGTTTGTCGCCCCCTGGTGGACTTTGCCTGGAGCCAAGGACACGAGGTTCAGATGTGCGACGGGCTGCATTTGCCTTACAGAGACGGCTGCTTCGATGCTGTGCTCTCTATTGCAGGTAattgacacacaaacaggaacgcacacacacacacacttgtcccTCTGTCTTTTGTGAGGAAAtccattgacataatgcattccctagccccgTCCCCTAACCACATCCATCACAACTGAATCCCttaacctaattctaacctgaacccttaaaaccaagtcttaacccccAAACGGCCCTTTAAACTTGTGAGGAAAATCTCCAAACCGAAACTTGTCCACGCAACCACAGGAAGACACGCACGAACAGTTAAAAAAGGGCAACTTCACAATTCCATATGCATGACGCTCCACCGATGCGGCTGCCATTTGCCTTCTATTAAGTGCACTCACAATAATGATAAACATCAGTTTACCTTGAGCTTGTGTTGCCCAGCGAACAGAGTGAAATAATGTGTGTCCTCCAACAGAAGAGTGTAATTAGGACCAAAGCAAAGCCGACAGCAGACACCCACACAATTGATTTACCTTGTGTGCCGTGCACAGTGTACATAATGCGTTTGTTGACTGCAAGTGCTGAACGTGACACATCATCATAATTACATAAATGCCTGCTCACCATCCGAAGATAATTCTGacaaattgatatttttgtcacAGTCATCCATCACTTGTCCACCAAAGAGCGGCGCATTCGAGCAATAAAGGAGATGGCTCGCACCATGCGAGTGGGCGGACGCATCATGATCTACGTGTGGGCCATGGAGCAGAAACGTCGTAAATTCGAGAAACAGGACATTTTCGTTCCCTGGAACCCCAACCCTCATTCGCACGCCAAGCCCAGAAGGAGGGCCACAGCACAGAGCGTGAGCGAAGCCATAGACAATGCTGACAAGCACAGGAAGGTTAGAAGCACATCCTCCGTTGCAGACGAAGAAGACCTGACCTGCACCATGCCGCAGCAGAGGACTCAGAGACTCTGGTTCTTCTCCAGGTCTCTGGACTCTGTGTTTGACTTTGGAAGTTTAGCCATCTCCTGGTCATCCTCCAGAGACCTGAGCACTTTATCTTCACCCACAGGTGACAACGAGGGGAACAAGGCAAGCCATCGTGGGAGAGGACGAGGCCTCATCAAGCAGGTCTccagctttttttctcctccatctgtGATCGGATCAGAGGAGGACGTCTTTGATCCGGTCACAGACCTGCACAGGGGACAAAATGATCCTGGAGGCAACAACAACACCCCCCCTAATAACAACGGCACAGAAAACCAGCGTGTCTCAGTGTCTTTAGCCCAGGAGTGTGGGTCTCTGGCCCTGCCAGATCTGGTGCCTTTCCAGAAGGAGCACCTGAGGCAATCTGGAGATGAAAGTGAAGAGGGGCCACCGGGAAAGGAGCAGCAGGAAAGCACACAGAGTCCTCAGGGGAGCGAGGGACAGGTGGAAGGCTCCTGCCTGAGGTACTATCACGTCTTCAGGGAGGGAGAACTGGCAGAGCTGATAGGGAATCATGTGGAAGAGCTCCATGTCAAACACACCTACTTCGACCATGCCAACTGGTGTGTGGTGGCAGAGAAAGTTCAGTTgtggaaaatatgattttttaaCTTGTGCGATTTTAATTTGCATCAACTCTGCCTCAAGTTTTAGCACTGAATCATACATCTGAGGATTATTACATTCTTGTAACTGAGTTACAAGTGTTTAATGGTACAGATGTTAGCCATTGTTGAAGGTTCACTTAACACTGCAGTAAACCAATCCACTGCTGCACTTCTCTACTTAACtgtttggaaaatgtattttttttagtatctttttaattttaagttaagTAGTCCCTGAACCAGCTGTGTGGCAGACCTGTCCTTACCTAGCATTATCTTAGATGGTATCACTGTAGTGTTTTTGCAGTAGATGGCAGTGTTCAACAATGGCTATCACTATATACTAGATACTACTACcatgtttttaaagtatttattctatttcaatacatgaaacaaacaagcatTATCCAGATAGCAAGTGTGTCCTCCCTTTTTAGTGTCAAGGATTTGATTTTATCATCAAAGCTCAGCAAGCTCCAggatttaaactttttttaaagagcCTTTCTGCAACGGGGATGTTAAGAAAtgcactgtttttctctttggaCTTACTAATAGCCAAAGGGTAATTTAAGAGACTACAATATATTCTTCCATCTGCTCTTATGTTTCAGTGCATTGATTTCAGTGGAAAACTCTTACTTTGTTCTTTGTGTCTGCCTGTTTTACAACTGCACGTTCATCAAGTCTTGAATTCGAGGAGCTAAACTTGCGCCAAGTATCTGTTACGCACTTTTCGACGGGACATTCTGTAAACCGCTCGTGTGTAGTGTGTCATCGACACACTTATAAAAAAAGAGCTCTAAGTTGTCCGGAATATCTTCCAGAAACATTCGTGCCATTCGCTTGTTGCTTTATCCTCCAGGTGTCGAACGTGTTGCCAGCGCGTGCGCTCGTCGTTGATGTTTGTAATGGTTGCGTATCGTCTTGTAACAAGCTGAATGTACCACTGGTATGTTTCGGCAAATCAGCTGCCTCATATACTGTGAATAAACATTGCACTGTACCACAAATGCGTCGCTGTTTGATGTCAGTGAATGACATATAGGAGAAACTTGAAACATACCGCTTATCTGTATCCATGGTGCCAAGGACGGTGCATGTCTTTatcagtacagtatgtgtggaccaaatgtgtttgttgtgaaGTGACACTGGTACCTTTTAATGTCTTATGTGACCTGATGTAAATGCTCTTgagttttgatttgtttttccttattaaatatttttgttcatgaGTGTTGTTGTGTTGCGTTTACTGACATTAATTACGTACCTTTTGTGCACGGGATAAGTTGGCAGATTGGCATTCAGTGACGACCACGACGTGTATAGTTCAATAACAGAATATTTAATAGTTATAGAGACAGTTACTACCACAGAAGTAACGATACAGTACCTTGAAGGGGAGGTACACAGCAAGTTGAACGTCTTTAAAAATCACTCTTCAGCCAACATACCAGAAAGTCACTGGCATGACCGTGATCACCAACTCTCCAAAAAACCCGATTAGAGCTCACTTGATATATTGGAGGGACGATTATACTAAATTAGCACATACACCATGTTGGTCAGCTCCGTCATTTTCCCCAGTTTCCCATCGTCTCCAATATCTTTTTCATAATTCTTGATAAAAAGCTTAATGCTGTTTCATTTACAGaatataaagtacataaaaCAAGTAGTGGTTCATAACACACATTAATATTGTCATTGGCTCCTGAAGATGAGGTATCGGTTAAGCTTTGAGGGTCCTCTTGTTGGAGGGGATGAAGGTTTTACATACCACACTCCCTCCAAacctgaaatatgaaaaacatgaatacaaTATCCACTCATCTTCAATAAAGCCAgcaatgacattttgtttactgtttatGTAACTGTAACTGCGTGGAAAGGGATCATTTGGCAACATCTGTTCAAGCAGTTGTGTTTCCTTTACCTGAGTCGCTGCTCTGTGGACAATGGAGTGTCGTAGGGCCAATTTGTCGATGTCTCTTGAGTATCCTCCTCCGATAACAGCAGCGACAGGAACGCCCCTGCTCACCACAGACTTCATCACGTACAGATCTCTCTGATACAGCCCTGGGAGACGCTCATGGTCATTCGAAAATAAAGTCGCGAAATGATTTGTGGGTGGTCGCACCCGTGTTTTCAAAGCTGCCGCTCACCTCGGTCGGTCAGACGAAGCCTCCCGAGTTCGTCTTCCCAATGAGGGTCGACGCCTGCATCATACAGGACCAGGTCTGGACGAAAAGTCTCAAGAAGCCAGGGAAGGTGGGTTTCCACTGTTGAGAACGTCGTCAGACATGTTAGTTCGTGGAAACAAACTCTTCATTCGTATTGACGTTAAACACTGCTAAATACAGGGGTTTTTATGCTATAATCTCTCCTGaaaccaacaaaaagaaaacacacaaatgcctaaaatacagattttaaactCTGACCAAACTTGCATTTAGTGACTTGACCGCAACACTTTTCAGATCTAGACACAGGCCTGTGTTAACGTGCCTATGGAGAGGTACTCCTTGTCTTCCAGTCCCTCCTCCACGCTGATATCGAGGTCACTCTGTTGTTTACGGAGGGGGAAGTTTTTCCCACAGTGCACCGAGAACGTAAACACACGCGGCTCATCTTTGAATATGAAAGCTGTGCCGTCACCCTGTGGGATGCAAAAGATGGAAGTTTTACTACTGACAAAACGTGCAGGGGAAAAGTGCCGCGCTTCTGACCAAGTAGCAGAGACGTAGCTATCCCCACCTGATGCACATCCAGATCCACAATCAGAACCTTCCTCTGGGGCGAAGAGCCGCCCATCAGGTATTTGGCTGCAACTGCTAAGTCGTTGAGGAGACAAAACCCTGAACCGTAGCTTGGAAACGCGTGATGGGTTCCTCCTGCTGTACTGCAGGCCAGACCCCTCTGCAGGGCCACTTCGGCCGCCAGAACGGTCCCACCTGTCGACAAGAGAGGTGGTGGTCAGCTCACGCGGTGCGCTCTTTCCGGGGCGTGCAGCTGTCAAGTCCCCCCCGCGACGTGTGCCTCCTTCTCACCTGTTTCATAGCGACAGCGGCTCACTATGCCCTCGCTCCAGGAGAAACCCGTTCTCCTTTGTTCctgctcatttgttttcccGTTTATGAAGTTGTTCAAGTATTCCTCGGTGTGCACAGAGCTCAGTAAATCTTTGGAGGCAATTTCAGGGACCAACACCTACTGTGGAAAAGGAAGATCCACATTAACAGGAAAATGTGAGGAAACGGCTTCCAGTACAGCTCCTACTAATAGTATCAGTCTTGTAACTAGCAATAATGTTTCCCTATCAATGAATCTACAGGTAGTTTTTCTTATTGATAAATCACTTAATCTGTGAAATGACAGGACGGTAAAAGCTGCtcaaaaaagcagtaaaaagaGAACCCGAGGTCAcaactttaaatgttttttggacaaaacatcTAAAGTTGTGACTTCAATTTGGGACCAACAGTCCCAAATTGAAAGCTGCTCAAttgacagagacacaaaagcaGGATAAAGCAACGTTATCgttcataaaatgtcaaaattgtgGTCAATTCATCAACTAATCGATGATATTGGCGACATTTCATCACTTAATCATCATCTTCCTCacaactgtatttttattattattattattatttactttttttttttttttttacccactcACTCACCTGTTTCTCCGTAACGACCTGGTCTCCGATTAAAGAGCGTAAAACCCGCGGGAACTTGCCCATTGGAAACCTGTGGTTGGGTGGGAGGTCGCACGCGTACCGGCTGTGGTGGACCACCGGCAGCCCGCTGGATCCGCGTCTCACCTGCCAGGTGAAGGAGCTGCACTGTGAGGTCTGCTTTTCTAGCGCCACCCGTCGCGTTTGCAatgttcagaaaaaacaaaaacaaaacaaaaaaacacgcgagttttttttgattttgttcctACCGTGTCCGCGCGGAGACATCTGCGGGGGCCGAAGGCTGCGCCGAACAAGCGTCCGACTCCCGCGCGAGGCCCTCCGGCGAGCGCCTGCCCGGCGCAAGTCATGTCGCTGACCAGCGTCGGTCCTCGACGACAGCGGCCGACACAGGACGAAGAGATGCCCATTGTCGTTCAGGCCGATGTTACGAAAGAAGCGCCGACCGGCGTCCTGTTTGTTGCCGGATGCCCGGGGGGTGACCGTGCGTCTCCTGCCTGGTGCTGCCACCTTCTGCCACGGAGGGGAAGTAACACGCAGTTGGCGTGTGTCTACTGATTTGGAGCACGAATCTTAATTATTGATGGATGCTTCAGATCCGTCCTTACGACACTAAGTGATGTAGGccattattttttgtcttttaataaaCAATAGGATCTTTCGTTGCTGATGATTGTAAGTCATTATAAGTAAATTACCACCAGCAGGCTGTGAAAGTCAGTTGTGCTTTGGAATgaactgaaatatatatatatttatttttatattattttctttttcatttaaaggaataggAAAACAATATATGTttcaaatcacagaaaaaaacaaacaaacacaaaaagtcaTCCTGAAGTGGGAAACTCATCGGCTGAGAGTCAGAAGCTCTTTCAGATAACCAGGGGATTCCTTTTGGCCTATGAGGCTTCATAATGTCTGTAATGGCTCCACCTGCATCATTAATTTGAACTTCATCAAATGTAGATGGTACCGTCTTTAAAAGGTCAAAATTAACTtaatattctctttttattcaCAAAACACCAAAgcatttgtctgtctttttatacatacaaatatatatatatacataaatattcCAAGAAAATCTCATTGAAACATGGCACActgagatttaatttttttgagttttgtgcAAGCCATgcgatgattaaaaaaacaacaataataacgaTAATACCAGAATAGGGACAAGaatctgtatatactgtatatgtaaaacatatacatacatacatattttatttaatgtgtaaaatatatacTTCAGAATAAATATATACCGGCCATTCAAAGCCCTTTAATGATGAGCTTTTTGTTTGTGGAAGAGGTGATcttcttctttccatctttcatctttttGCTCTGATgcctctgctgcatctgctgcatCTGCTGAAGCAGGCAGCTCAGATTCTTGTTTGTCAGAGTTAGGACGGCAGTAAAACACTGGCTAAGATGCAAGCCCCTATATATATAGTAGAATACCCATTCTTTATATAGTTGAGTGATTGCAACCTCCTCTCTATTAACAGAATGATTTTTCCCTTTAAGTCGGATTTGTCCTGTCTCTTCTACTC is a window encoding:
- the trmt9b gene encoding probable tRNA methyltransferase 9B, producing the protein MMEEAASQLERDHVHSVYDKIAPYFNDSRYKAWPKVRQFLLDLQPGSIVADIGCGNGKYLHINKEVFKLGCDVCRPLVDFAWSQGHEVQMCDGLHLPYRDGCFDAVLSIAVIHHLSTKERRIRAIKEMARTMRVGGRIMIYVWAMEQKRRKFEKQDIFVPWNPNPHSHAKPRRRATAQSVSEAIDNADKHRKVRSTSSVADEEDLTCTMPQQRTQRLWFFSRSLDSVFDFGSLAISWSSSRDLSTLSSPTGDNEGNKASHRGRGRGLIKQVSSFFSPPSVIGSEEDVFDPVTDLHRGQNDPGGNNNTPPNNNGTENQRVSVSLAQECGSLALPDLVPFQKEHLRQSGDESEEGPPGKEQQESTQSPQGSEGQVEGSCLRYYHVFREGELAELIGNHVEELHVKHTYFDHANWCVVAEKVQLWKI
- the hdac12 gene encoding uncharacterized protein SYNPCC7002_A1628, with the protein product MGISSSCVGRCRRGPTLVSDMTCAGQALAGGPRAGVGRLFGAAFGPRRCLRADTVRRGSSGLPVVHHSRYACDLPPNHRFPMGKFPRVLRSLIGDQVVTEKQVLVPEIASKDLLSSVHTEEYLNNFINGKTNEQEQRRTGFSWSEGIVSRCRYETGGTVLAAEVALQRGLACSTAGGTHHAFPSYGSGFCLLNDLAVAAKYLMGGSSPQRKVLIVDLDVHQGDGTAFIFKDEPRVFTFSVHCGKNFPLRKQQSDLDISVEEGLEDKEYLSIVETHLPWLLETFRPDLVLYDAGVDPHWEDELGRLRLTDRGLYQRDLYVMKSVVSRGVPVAAVIGGGYSRDIDKLALRHSIVHRAATQVWRECGM